A window of the Apteryx mantelli isolate bAptMan1 chromosome 23, bAptMan1.hap1, whole genome shotgun sequence genome harbors these coding sequences:
- the TLCD5 gene encoding TLC domain-containing protein 5 isoform X1, whose amino-acid sequence MVFPLPLRVACSLIAWLSLYAWFCHRYKHRNYEWSCRLVTLTHGILATCLSAYIGFIDGPWPLTHAGSPNTTLQVHVLCLSLGYFLFDLCWCVYFQTEGALMLAHHLVSILGITASLALGESAAEVNAVIFGSEITNPLLQARWFLREMGCYHSLTGDLVDFFFVVLFTGVRIGVGAWLMYCELASPKPRWYIKLGGVIMYAVSWVFMVSICRFARRKSMKKYHAWRSRRSEELFLKTNGHLKNQ is encoded by the exons ATGGTGTTCCCCCTGCCTCTCCGGGTAGCCTGCAGCCTGATTGCCTGGCTGTCTCTCTACGCTTGGTTCTGCCATCGCTACAAGCACCGGAATTACGAATGGAGCTGCAGGCTGGTCACCCTGACCCATGGCATCCTTGCTACCTGCCTCTCTGCTTACATTGGCTTTATTGATGGTCCCTGGCCTTTAACTCACGCAG GATCACCAAACACAACTCTTCAGGTGCATGTGCTGTGCCTTAGCTTGGGCTACTTCCTCTTCGACCTTTGTTGGTGTGTGTACTTCCAGACGGAGGGTGCCCTGATGCTGGCCCACCATCTGGTGAGCATCTTGGGCATCACAGCGTCATTGGCACTTGGGGAATCGGCTGCTGAGGTCAATGCCGTCATCTTTGGCAGTGAGATCACTAACCCGCTGTTGCAGGCCCGCTGGTTCCTGAGGGAGATGGGATGTTACCACAGCCTCACAGGTGACCTCGTGGATTTTTTCTTCGTGGTTCTCTTCACTGGGGTGCGGATTGGAGTGGGGGCCTGGCTGATGTACTGTGAACTTGCCTCTCCCAAACCCAGGTGGTACATTAAGTTGGGTGGTGTGATCATGTATGCTGTCTCCTGGGTTTTCATGGTCAGCATCTGTCGCTTCGCTAGGAGGAAGAGCATGAAGAAGTACCACGCTTGGAGGAGTCGGAGGAGTGAGGAGTTGTTCTTGAAAACTAATGGACATCTGAAAAATCAATGA